The following proteins are co-located in the Brevibacillus laterosporus DSM 25 genome:
- a CDS encoding helix-turn-helix domain-containing protein — protein sequence MKKFGAILHACRERAGLSQEQLAEKLNRSRSCISKLETDKKTLDFQTGLAWIEATGAKEVAVAFFCGMDGMSIMQNVLSVMV from the coding sequence GTGAAGAAGTTCGGAGCGATACTGCACGCTTGCAGAGAAAGAGCAGGGTTAAGCCAAGAGCAATTAGCCGAAAAGCTCAATCGTTCAAGAAGTTGCATAAGCAAGCTGGAGACAGATAAGAAAACGTTGGATTTCCAAACGGGACTAGCGTGGATAGAAGCCACAGGAGCGAAGGAGGTGGCTGTAGCGTTCTTCTGTGGAATGGATGGGATGTCCATCATGCAAAATGTTCTATCAGTAATGGTGTAA